From the Brassica napus cultivar Da-Ae chromosome A8, Da-Ae, whole genome shotgun sequence genome, one window contains:
- the LOC106399567 gene encoding protein RALF-like 1 produces the protein MAKSYSLFPTLMILSFFIISSPLVQAVFTNDLDGLEWATTGVQDSSGCHGSIADCIGAEEEEMDSEINRRILATTKYISYQSLKRNSVPCSRRGASYYNCQNGAQANPYSRGCSSIARCRS, from the coding sequence ATGGCCAAGTCTTATTCTCTGTTTCCAACCCTTATGATACTCAGCTTCTTCATAATCTCTTCGCCTCTGGTCCAAGCTGTCTTCACCAATGACCTAGACGGTCTGGAATGGGCCACGACCGGTGTTCAGGACTCCTCAGGCTGCCACGGTTCAATAGCAGACTGTATCGGAGCAGAGGAAGAGGAAATGGACTCAGAGATCAACAGAAGAATATTGGCGACAACAAAGTACATAAGCTATCAATCTTTGAAGAGGAACAGTGTGCCATGTTCGAGAAGAGGCGCGTCTTATTACAACTGTCAGAACGGAGCTCAGGCTAATCCTTATAGTCGTGGCTGCAGCTCAATTGCTCGTTGCAGGAGTTAG